DNA sequence from the Thermococcus gammatolerans EJ3 genome:
GAACTCGCAATGAAGATCGTTGAGATAACAGGAACGACGAGCTCGATAATCTTTGATAAGCCCAGACCAGGGGATATTAGACACAGCCTCGCAGACATAGGCGAGATTAGAAAGCTCGGCTTCGAGCCGGAGTTTTCGCTTGAGGAGGGGCTTAAGAGGACCGTTGAATTCTTCCGGAAAACGGGGGAAGGTGCTGAGTGAGGTTTATCCTGGTGGTGAGGGATAGTATACTAGGGCCCCATACCAGTGACCAACTGTGACAGTCGGTTCGGGGGAGGCATGCTTCCTTATGGCTATCCAATCATACTCGCTGGGGGTTCTTCCCGTTATCTGACCGAAGCCGAAGGGCCCACTTGTGACGTACGAGGGATTCAGGGTGTACCAGACTACAAGAGTTCCATCTTGATACGTATATACTGTACTGTTTGAGTTTACGTAAATTTCGAAGATGCTCCAGGTGTTGAGGGTGTAGGGATTGTTTATATAATCTAAAACTGTTCCGCTTCCATTTATTATGCTCCTCTTGGTCAGGGCATCGTATTCGTTCAGGTTATTGTCGTACTCTATGGTTTCACCATATCCTATCCCGGAGGTTGCATTTATGTAAATCGCGTAAAAAGGACCGGGGGTAAAGCTATTACTCCCAAAGGCAATCCCCCAGTCAGGATAAGAGAGACTCGCGTTCATTATGACCTCATAGGAGGAGGGCAGGTTTATTTTTGTCCAGATCCACGTGGAATTCCCATATATCCGGGGATAGAACCATCCTATTTGATAGACACCGCTCATGTAAAGGATCCCGCCACTCACTGATGGGGTTCCATGAACGTTCCATCTAGTTGTGTTTACGCTGGTTCCATCGAAGTCATCGAAGAGCAGGAACGTCCTGTGCGGGTCATTGTAGGATGAGTATGGATTGGTGCCACCGTAGTGCATGCACACCACGACGCTTTCACCCGCTGGTATGTAGGGAACTTTCACCCAGAGAACGGCGTGCTCATTTGTGGAGTCCAGCTGTTGCACCCAATAATAGAGGGGACTCCCAGTGGATGTGGTAAAATATACGTTTGTTGAGTTGATATACCCCCAGAGAACGTCAGAGGTTGAGTTGAGGGCAACCTTTATGGTGTAGTTGTAGAGAGGGGCTATACCCGGGTTGTTTACAGCTATTGGATTGCAGATATCCCCGGCAAACAGTCCCACTCCTATTTTCTTCACCAGAAGCTGGAAACTGCCGGCACCGGAAACGTAGTCTGGTGAATCGAGAACGATGTGAATGTCTGAAACGTCGTAGATGCTGACTTGAGTGGATGGGGAGACGTTGATCTCCTCCAAGGCGGGGAGAACCCGTGTCAAAGTTCTGCTCCAGACTGCTATTAAGGCCCCACTCGAGTTGTAAAGCTTGACGTATATCGTCGTTCCAGCACTCAGGTTGTCGGCGAACATCAGTGTAACGTTCAGAATGTTATACGTTGCCGTTGAGATCCAGAAGTAGAAGCCTCCCGAACCCGTAGGGCTGTACACGGGGGTTGTTGAGCTTCCAACCCCCTGAACCTGAACGCTAATGTTAGGCACGGCTAACCCGAGAACGGCAAGGGCTGTGAGAATGAGCATCAGCACTGTTGCGGATTTTAGGACCCTCATTAATTACGGATATGGCTTGAGGGTCTTAAAACGGTTCCCCAAGGTTTATTAACTAAAAACCCAAGATATAACTGGTGGTCATTACGGTGATCATACCCCGGCCCATCGACCCCTCCATCATCAGGAAGATCAGAAAAGAGCTCGGCATAACTCAGGAAGAGCTCGCCAGAAAAGCTGGGGTTACTCAGGCTTATATAGCGAAGCTTGAGAGCGGCAAAGTCGATCCAAGGTTATCAACCTTTAACCGTATTCTCCAGGCCCTTTTGGAGTGCAAGAGGGCACTTCCAAAGGCCAAGGATGTTATGTCCTCGCCCGTCATATCAGTTAAACCCTATGAGAAAGTTGAGACCGTGATAAAGCTCATGAACTCCCACAACATTTCCCAGATCCCCGTTATAAGTGGGAGCAAGGTCGTTGGTTCGGTCACCGAGCGCTCACTCGTTCGCCGAAGCCTCGAGTACGAGGACATCTACGACAGGAAGGTTCTGGAGGTAATGGACGAACCCTTCCCAATCGTGAACGAGGAGGAGGATCTGGAGGTTGTTAAATACCTCCTTGAGGAACACCCGGCGGTTCTCGTTCAGGACAGGACGGGCAGAATCGTGGGGATAATAACAAGGGTTGATATCTTCAAGGGCAGAACCGCTGCGGAAAGCCTTTAAACCACCCCTCCCAATTCTCCCAGGTGATTCGAATGGGAGAGAACGTAAAGAAAAGGGAAGAGCTTGAGAAGCTCGCGTACGAGTATCAGCTCCTTCAGGCTCAGGCTCAGCTGCTGGCCCAGAACCTTGAGCTCCTGACCATTGCGAGGAACGAGCTTAGTGCCCTTAAGGAGACCCTTGAAGGACTGAAGAACATAGACTCGGAGAATCCCGAGATCCTCGTGCCGATTGGTGGAGGTTCCTTTCTCAAGGGCACCATATTGGACAAGGAGCGGGCCGTTGTTAGCATAGGGGCAGGGTATTCCGCGGAGATGCCCCTTGAGAACGCCATAGAACTGATCAATAGGAGGATCAATGAGTACGACACTGCGATTCAGAAAACTCAGGAGGCGCTCAGGAGGCTCGACGGGCAGCTCCAGGAGCTGGCAAAGCGCGCTCAGTCACTTGAGAGATGATTTTCCGTTCTATTTTCAAACCTTTGTAAAAATTTTAATAGTTTCCCGCAAGTGAATCAACAACGTTGGATTTCTCCTAACGGACTGACCAGATATGTAGGCATTTATGTAGGTGCATGGTGAATTTCCAAAGAGGTTTTTCTGACCCTGGATATCTTGAACAAAAAAGCTTATATATGGCTTTTTCTACCGTTTTGCGATTGAGTAATCCTTAAAATCAAGATATCGATAAAATTGGCGGCGATCCCACCCTTACCGGGGTGGTATGGTCTTGGTGGATCAAATAAGGGGGCTAAAACTCACGATCTGTTAGAATAACGAAAGCTTAAGTGCGGCTTTTTGTTTGCTTTTGTCTATCCTTTCATTCGTATTTTTCCGAGGTAAACCCCCTCGGGTAGAAAAATGTCAATATATTCAACGTCCCTCAGGAATGGGACCATTTTTAGACCCTCCTCAAGGGGAAATCCATCTATGTAAGGGTTCACAGTTGGGAGTATGAGGTAACTCCCCGTTCGCGCGAAGACCTTTACTTTTCTTTTGGCCCCACCGGCCTTGAACACGTACGCAGGATGGATGTGCCCGAGGTAAATTTCAGCGAATTTGCCCTTCGGAAGTTGAGTGTGGCCGTGGAGGAACAGCATATCGTCTAGGACAAAATATTGAACAACCTCGACATTCCTGAAGGGTTTAACGGCCTCTTCTATCCGGCCATCATGATTTCCCTTTGTGATGACCGTTGGGATCCCCTTGAGCTCCGAAAAGAACTCCATGAGAATCTTTTTGAGTCCAAAAGGGAGACCTAATGGTTCCTTCACGTCCCCGAGAATTATTAGAAGGTCGGGATCTTCTTCCGCGATGAACCGGGCGAGGGCATGCTCAAACCTCGTTCTGATCCTTAATCCCCTGGAGAGCTCGAATCCGATGTGGAGATCCGCGAGAACGAGGGTTCTTCCCCTGGAGGTCTGGAGTTCAAGTGAAAGGTCATTGAAAGAAAAGGGAGAAACCCCCATATAACCACCGAAGGGAAGAGGGGTCAGATGAGACCGCGCTCTTTCTTCCTCTGTCTCTTGAGCCTGCGTATTCTCTTCTTGATCCACTTCCACCTCATCCTGCCCTTCTTCTTCCACTTCCTTGGACGCCTCTTCATGATCGTCACCAGCTCCGGGTTCCCGGGAGGGTTTTTAAGCTTTTTCCCTTTGACTCCCTCTTCCGCTTCCTTACTGGTCTCTAAACTGAAAAAAGCCGCTCATCTGTCCTTTCATGAATTCTCGCATAAACGCCTATTTAAAGGCTCTACTCTAGATTTAGGGAATAAAAACCATCGATAATCATTAGTGCGTTGGAATTCAAAACGCATTGGTGATTTAAGACCGAGATATTATCTAAAAATGTGATTTGCCAGATTAAAACCATTTTCTAAACCTCATCTTGTCCACGACAACTTTATTTACTCCAATCACATAGGTGCTCAAGGTGGGAGAAATGGTAAAGGTCGCTTTTGGCCAGATGAGACCCGTGCTGCTCGATCCAGAGGCCAACTACTCCAGGGCGGAGAGACTGGTAGCTGAAGCCGCCGAGAACGAAGTCCGGCTCATTGTTCTTCCTGAGCTCTTTGATACTGGCTATAATTTCAAAAACAGGGCTGAGGTTGAGGAAGTTGCCTCCCCCATACCTGATGGTAAAACGACCCGCTTTCTCGTACGCCTTGCGAGGCGGTACAGGATATTCATAATTGCTGGAACGGCAGAAAAAGATCGCTTCGGCAGGCTTTACAACTCCGCAGTCATAGTCGGTCCGACCGGCTACATCGGAAGGTACCGAAAAGTTCACCTCTTTGCCCGGGAGAAGGAGTTCTTCGAGCCGGGAAACCTCGGGTTTGAGGTCTTTAACCTCGGCTTTGTCCGAGTGGGGGTTATGATATGCTTTGACTGGTTCTTCCCGGAGAGTGCCAGAACCCTTGCCCTAAAGGGGGCCGAGATAATAGCCCATCCAGCCAACTTGGTTATGCCCTACGCTCCTAGGGCCATGCCGATAAGGGCCCTTGAGAACAGGGTCTACACGATAACCGCGGATCGTGTGGGTGAGGAAAGGGGCCTCAGGTTCATCGGTAGAAGTCAGATAAATTCGCCTCTGGCCGAGACCCTGGTGGAGGGGAGCGAGGACGGGGAGGAGGTTGGAATAGCGGAGATAGACCTGAGTCTTGCCCGGAACAAGAGGCTCAACGACTACAACGACGTTTTCAGGGACAGGAGGCCCGAATATTACGCCCGGTGAGGGAAGGCACCGTAGACAACATCGTCCACCCCAACGATTCCGTGTTCATTCTTTGAAACGATACCAACCCTCTCAAAGGCCATCGAGACCATTCCCGCAATTCCTGCTAGGTCCCAGAGTCTGATCTCGGCCCTCTCAACGGGCTCCCAGCCGGGAAGTTTGTAAAATCCAACGAGCATAGTGCCGTTCTTTCGTGAGTATCCTTCGTCGAGGGAGACCAGCGTCCAGTCATCGCCCCGTGCCTCGACGTGGGGACTGCGATACCTTCCCCTGTAGAATAGCCTCTCGAAGTTGTCTGTTTCCTCTATCAGGAACACCCCATCATGGCCCAGAGCTTTCGCGACCCTCCGAAAGAGTTCCGCCGCCTGAAACGGGTTGAAGTGAGCCATACTGTGCCCCCAAAGCAGGGCAACATCGAAGTCCCTCAGCTTTGGGAGCTCTGTGAGGCAGTCCCCGACGATTCCAATGACTTCCCTCTCACCCGACAGCCATTCCTCAACCAGGAGGAGGTCCTCCTTTCTTTTTTCAATAAGGGTCAGCGAGGCCTCTATGCCCCACTCGGTGAGGGTCTCCAAGAGAGCGGCCCCGGCTATCCCGGTTCCAGCGCACAGGTCAAGAACTCTGAGCTCCCTCTTTCTGGGTACGAGTTTCTCTTTGAGGGCCCAGTTAAAGAAACTCCTTATCGCCACGTACCTCTTCTGGGCAATCTCGCTGGACGGATCCATAGGCAATCTCATGTAATCGTAGAGGGAAGCCATAAAACCACCGGGTAAATTTGGAAAGAAGGGTTAAAAACTCAACCCATCTGAAGAGCCTGCCCGCGGAGTTCACCGCGCTCGAAGCGGTACGGGTCGTACCACTCGACCGGCAGGTCGGTCTTGCCCTTGGTAATCAGGTCCGCTACCATCTCTGCCACTGCTGGGGCCATCATGAAGCCGTGCCCGCTGAAGCCGGCGGCAATGTAGTAGTCGCTCAGCTCCTCAATTTTCCCTATCGCGGGGTTGCTGTCGGGAGTTTTGGCGTAGTAGCCGGCCCACGTCCTCAATATTAGGAGCTCCCTCAAAGCGGGGATAATCTTGGTGAAGTAGTAGCTCACCTCGCGGAGGAACTCGTAGGTTGGATTGAGGTCGTAGGTTGGCCCGAGCTCGTAGCCGACCCCACCGACGACGCCACCGTGTGAGGTCTGGGTGAGGTATGCATGCCCGTACTTGAAGGAGATGACCATCGGCCTGATGGTTCCCTTCTTTATTGGTTGAGTTATTACCGCCTGGTGCTTGTAGGGCTCTATTGGAATCCTCACGCTTATCCCTGCCATCGCATTGATGAGCTTGGCCCAGGCGTTGGTCGCGTTGACCACTATCCCCGTTTTTATGACCCCTCTACTCGTCTTCAGCCCCTTAATCTCGCCGTTCTCGATTATGAAGTCCTTGACCTCGGTATACTCGACGAGCTTTGCCCCAAACTCCTCGGCCTTTATGGCGAACTTTGCCGTTGACGTGAAGGGGCTCGCCTTTCCGTCCGTGGGGTTCCAGGACGCGGCAATAACCTCGCTGATGTCGAGGAGCGGGACTATCTCCTTGGCTTCCTCGGGCGTTATGAGCCTCGTCGGAACGCCGAAGCGGTTCTGTATCGCGATGTTGCGCTTGAAGGTTTCCACTTCCTCATCGTCGTAGAGCAGGAAGAGGTAGCCCGTCTGCTCGAAGGGGAAGTCGTACTCCTCACTATAGCGCTTCCACAGCTCGACCGAGCGCTTCATAACCTGGACGTTGGCCTCGTCGTTGAACTGCTGTCTTATGCCCGTTCCGCAGCGGAAGGTAGAGCCCGAACCTATGAAACGCTTCTCTATGACCGTAACCTCCTCACCGCGCTTGGCCAATTCGTGCGCTATCGTAACGCCGACTATTCCGCCACCGATAATCGTTATCTCGCTCCTCTCAGGGAGTTCCTTCGTCGGCATCTTCAATCCCTCCTCGCGGGAACCTTCATCTTGACGTTCTTAATTGGCGGTCTCGCGACGGGAATGTCAAGTTTATCCATCGGCGTTCCGGTTCTCTGGGAGACCACCACTGCACCGTTGAAGAGGCAGAAGCGTCCCTGACAGAAGCCCATCGCAAGGTGTGTCAGCCTTTTGATTATCTGGAGGTCGGTGATGCCGGACTTCACCACGTCGTCGACCTTTCTCAGCGTCACGTCGCAGCCGCAGATGTGAACGTCTTGGCTGTTAAACTCATCCAATGGAAGCCTGTGGACTGGAACGGCTATCGGCTCGTAGTTCTTGAGCCTCTCCTCGTAGACGCACGGCTCGGCCTCAAAGCCGAACTCCCTGAGGATGTAAGCGCCGACGAGTCTTCCCT
Encoded proteins:
- a CDS encoding DUF2341 domain-containing protein, yielding MLILTALAVLGLAVPNISVQVQGVGSSTTPVYSPTGSGGFYFWISTATYNILNVTLMFADNLSAGTTIYVKLYNSSGALIAVWSRTLTRVLPALEEINVSPSTQVSIYDVSDIHIVLDSPDYVSGAGSFQLLVKKIGVGLFAGDICNPIAVNNPGIAPLYNYTIKVALNSTSDVLWGYINSTNVYFTTSTGSPLYYWVQQLDSTNEHAVLWVKVPYIPAGESVVVCMHYGGTNPYSSYNDPHRTFLLFDDFDGTSVNTTRWNVHGTPSVSGGILYMSGVYQIGWFYPRIYGNSTWIWTKINLPSSYEVIMNASLSYPDWGIAFGSNSFTPGPFYAIYINATSGIGYGETIEYDNNLNEYDALTKRSIINGSGTVLDYINNPYTLNTWSIFEIYVNSNSTVYTYQDGTLVVWYTLNPSYVTSGPFGFGQITGRTPSEYDWIAIRKHASPEPTVTVGHWYGALVYYPSPPG
- a CDS encoding CBS domain-containing protein, producing the protein MVITVIIPRPIDPSIIRKIRKELGITQEELARKAGVTQAYIAKLESGKVDPRLSTFNRILQALLECKRALPKAKDVMSSPVISVKPYEKVETVIKLMNSHNISQIPVISGSKVVGSVTERSLVRRSLEYEDIYDRKVLEVMDEPFPIVNEEEDLEVVKYLLEEHPAVLVQDRTGRIVGIITRVDIFKGRTAAESL
- the pfdA gene encoding prefoldin subunit alpha — protein: MGENVKKREELEKLAYEYQLLQAQAQLLAQNLELLTIARNELSALKETLEGLKNIDSENPEILVPIGGGSFLKGTILDKERAVVSIGAGYSAEMPLENAIELINRRINEYDTAIQKTQEALRRLDGQLQELAKRAQSLER
- a CDS encoding metallophosphoesterase produces the protein MGVSPFSFNDLSLELQTSRGRTLVLADLHIGFELSRGLRIRTRFEHALARFIAEEDPDLLIILGDVKEPLGLPFGLKKILMEFFSELKGIPTVITKGNHDGRIEEAVKPFRNVEVVQYFVLDDMLFLHGHTQLPKGKFAEIYLGHIHPAYVFKAGGAKRKVKVFARTGSYLILPTVNPYIDGFPLEEGLKMVPFLRDVEYIDIFLPEGVYLGKIRMKG
- a CDS encoding nitrilase; its protein translation is MVKVAFGQMRPVLLDPEANYSRAERLVAEAAENEVRLIVLPELFDTGYNFKNRAEVEEVASPIPDGKTTRFLVRLARRYRIFIIAGTAEKDRFGRLYNSAVIVGPTGYIGRYRKVHLFAREKEFFEPGNLGFEVFNLGFVRVGVMICFDWFFPESARTLALKGAEIIAHPANLVMPYAPRAMPIRALENRVYTITADRVGEERGLRFIGRSQINSPLAETLVEGSEDGEEVGIAEIDLSLARNKRLNDYNDVFRDRRPEYYAR
- a CDS encoding class I SAM-dependent methyltransferase; protein product: MASLYDYMRLPMDPSSEIAQKRYVAIRSFFNWALKEKLVPRKRELRVLDLCAGTGIAGAALLETLTEWGIEASLTLIEKRKEDLLLVEEWLSGEREVIGIVGDCLTELPKLRDFDVALLWGHSMAHFNPFQAAELFRRVAKALGHDGVFLIEETDNFERLFYRGRYRSPHVEARGDDWTLVSLDEGYSRKNGTMLVGFYKLPGWEPVERAEIRLWDLAGIAGMVSMAFERVGIVSKNEHGIVGVDDVVYGAFPHRA
- a CDS encoding NAD(P)/FAD-dependent oxidoreductase, translating into MPTKELPERSEITIIGGGIVGVTIAHELAKRGEEVTVIEKRFIGSGSTFRCGTGIRQQFNDEANVQVMKRSVELWKRYSEEYDFPFEQTGYLFLLYDDEEVETFKRNIAIQNRFGVPTRLITPEEAKEIVPLLDISEVIAASWNPTDGKASPFTSTAKFAIKAEEFGAKLVEYTEVKDFIIENGEIKGLKTSRGVIKTGIVVNATNAWAKLINAMAGISVRIPIEPYKHQAVITQPIKKGTIRPMVISFKYGHAYLTQTSHGGVVGGVGYELGPTYDLNPTYEFLREVSYYFTKIIPALRELLILRTWAGYYAKTPDSNPAIGKIEELSDYYIAAGFSGHGFMMAPAVAEMVADLITKGKTDLPVEWYDPYRFERGELRGQALQMG